A stretch of DNA from Cerasicoccus sp. TK19100:
GCTTGAGCTGCACCTCGCAGGGCTGGATGCCGATCGCAGCCACTTCCCCATGATACCTGACGAGCACTGGGTCAGCATTCCGGCCAGCTTCGACTCGGGGGCTAAGAATCTGTTGTGGCACCAGGCGTCACTGCCGGGCATTATCCGGCACAACGGCTATGACGTCGTCCACATCCCCAGCTACCGCCGCATGGTCATCAACTGCCCGGCACCCCAGGTGGCCACAATTCACGACTGCGCGCCGTTCATCATGGCCGAGAAATACGACGCCCTGCGCGGCTTTTTCGGACGCAAAGTCGTGCCGTGGATTGCCCGCCGGATGGACCGCGTTATCGCCGTGAGCGCGACTGCGGGCAAAGACATTCAGCACTACCTGGGCGTCACGCCGGAGCGCCTTACCCTCATCCCTAACGGCATCGACCACGCGCGTTTTCAACCAGCCAGTGAAAATGCGCTCGCTGATTTCCGCACCAGACGCGCGCTGACGAAACCCTACCTAATCTACATTGCGCGTTTTGAGCACCCGGCGAAAAATCACGTGCGGCTCATCGAAGCCTTTGGGCGCTTCCGCGAAGAAAGTGGGCTTGACTGGCAGCTCGTGCTGGGCGGCGCACCTTGGCACGGCAAGGAAGTCATCGACGAGGCTTGGCAAAGCTCCACCCACCGCGACGCCATTCGTATGGAAGGCTTTGTGGAGGACGACGAGCTTGCGCTCTGGTATGGCGCGGCCGAAGCCCTCGTCTTCCCCTCGCTCATGGAAGGCTTTGGCTTCCCGGTGATTGAGGCGCAGGCCTGCGGAACCTTGGCGGTCTCCTCCAACGCCACGAGCCTGGCCGAAGTCAACGGCCCCGCCGCCCTGCCCTTCGACCCAACCTCGGTCGACTCCATAACCGCGGCGCTGCATCAACTGGGCCAAATGGATACCGCCGAGCGCACCAGGCGCATCGCGCAAGGCATCGAGTGGGCCGCGCAATATCGCTGGGAAAAACACGCCGAGCAATGCGAGCAAGTTTACCGGGAGGTCGCCGGTGGATAAACCGATGGAAAAGCCCGAGTGGAAACGCCGCTTCTGGGCCAACACCGGCAGTAGCTATGTGCAGGTGATGCTGCGCCTCGTGCTTGGGCTAATCCTGTTTCGCCAACTCTTCAGCGGTCTAAGTGAGGAGGCCTTCGGTTTCTGGTCACTTTTGTGGTCACTCTTTGGCTACGGCGTGTTGCTCGATTTCGGCTTCGGTTTTACGGCACAAAAAGCCGTCGCCGAAAAAATGGCACAAGGTGACATGGAGGGGCTCAACCGGCTGCTCGCCACAATCTTTTGGACCTTTGTCGCGCTGGCCGCCGGCCTGGTAACGGTGTTCCTCCTGCTGCGACCTTACTTCATGGAAGCGGTCTCGGTTTCGGCTGACGACTGGAGCGCGTTCAGCAGCGCGTATATTATCTTTTTCATCGGCATGGCGCTGACCTTTCCGCTGGGCCTTTTCCCCGAAGTGCTACGCGGCTTGCAGCGCATCGACCTCGCCAACTGGGTCGGCGTCGGCAACACCGTCTTGCACTTTTCGGTCATTGTCACCGCGCTCGCACTCGACTGGCCCTTCCCTGCGCTAATGGCGATCAGCGTCGTCTCCAGCCTGATCCCGAATATCTTCGCCGCGTTCTTTGCGTTCCGGTTAATCAAGAATCTCTCACTGATGCCCCGCTTGTTCGAGTGGCGCGCGGTGAAGGCGCAAATGAGTTTTTCCATCGCCGCCTATTTGATCACCTTTAGCAACCTGATCATGGCCAAGAGCGACCAGCTCGTGATCAGCCTTACCGTGGGCGTGGCGGCAGTAGCGATTTATCAGGCCGGTTTTAAAATGGGCGAAATGCTCAACCTGTTCAGCGTGCAGTTGCAATCAGCGCTCTCTCCGGCGGCCGCGCAATTAAAAGCCAGCGGCGATGAGGCCGGTCTGCGCGAACTGCTTCTGCGCAGTTCGCGGCTAACGCTGGTCGTCGTTACCCCAGCCTACGTGCTGTCGGCGGTATATCTCGATGGGCTCATCCGGCTGCTCACTGGCTTGGATGAGGTGCCTGCCGAGGCCTTTTGGGTCGGCCAAGCCCTACTGCTTGCAATCTACAGTTCACAACTGACAAATAGCTGCACCAAGCGTATTCTGATGATGACCGGGCATGAAAAGATACTCCTGCGCTTATCCGTCATCGATGCCGTTTTGAACGTCGCGATCAGCTTTGCCTTGGTGTTTCCTTTGGGCATATTGGGCGTCGCCCTTGGCACCTTGATCCCTACGGCGCTGATCGGCTGGCTGTTCGTGATCCCGCTGACTTTGACATCCGTGGAGCTCAGCGCCGGGCGTTTCCTGAAATTTCACTGCCAAGGAAGTGGCTGGCCCCTGGGAAGTTTCGCGCTCGTGTTGATTTTAATTATCCTTCTCGCGCCTTTCCCCAGTGACGGCGGGTTATGGTCCCTAGCCTGGCGAGGCGCACTGGCGGGCCTTCCGTGGCTTTGGTTCTCCCGAAAATTGGTTAAGGAAATGACATTATAGCCGTTAAATAATAACACATCTGTCGCGACCGATGAAATACCTCACTCCAATCCTCACCACCGTAATCATCAGCGGCCAAGTCGTTGCCCAAACAGAGTTGTCCGTTCAATCCACCGCGCGTCCTGCAGGTCTGGATATTGTCGCTCCGGTTATGCAAGCCGGCTCCGATGCACAGTCCGCTCAATTTCAAGCCGACGTGCTCCCCAGCATGCTGGATTTCATCGACACCAACCTTGGTGAATCGCAAAGCGTGAGTAACGTCTCCTCCATCGCACTGGACCCCTCCAAGCTGTATTTGGCCAACGATGCTGCCGTGCGCGTTTACTTTATCGGCGAAGGTGCGGGTTATCATAACACACTCGGTTTTAATACCGAAGGGCCGAGCATCAGCTCCGGCGATCCACTTCTCATTTTCCCCGACGCTTCGAGCATCGACAGCTATTACACCTATGGCGACCAAAACGCCTGGCGCTCCAACAGCGCACCGCTGATGCCGGGCGACTTTGTGGACCTCGGCGTGCTCGAAGCCGGCACCCAGCTCGACTTTTTCCTCATCGCCAACGGTGCCAATGGCGGCTCGAATGTGTGGTCGACGGATTCCTCAGTGAACGCCGACGGCCTGATCCACACAGTGAGCCTGGTCGAAGAAGGCAGCCCGTATTTGCTGATCGGTTTTGAAGACCTCTATGGCGGCGGCGACAAGGACTACAATGACTTGCTCTTCGCCGTCGATATCGGCGCAGCCAATGTTTCTTACCTGGCCAATCCCGAGCCGTCGACCTGGTTGATCATGGGTCTGTTTGCCGCTGGCGTGTTTTACATTGCCCGACGCCAACAGCCCGAGTTGGCCGAGGCTCGGGTAGGCTAGGTATATCGTCCCCAAGTCAAGGCGGTGTCTGAGAATAAGCGCTAGTTACCCCCATCGCACTTCCATTTCTCAGGCACTGCCTTTCGCCCCGAAGCCGCCTAAGGGGCAAATTAAAAAAAGTGACAGTTGATCTCTCCGTGTTGTTGTTCTAGCATTCCCTCATGTCCAAGTTGGCCATCCGCGCAAGTGTCGTTGTGATTGTCCTGATCGCACTGGGAAGCGGGCTTTGGGTGTGGCGCGCGCACACGCTAAAGAAAATGCAGGAGAGCACCTTGAGTGATCTCCAATCTGCCTGGGAGCAGGAAAACTTTTCGCGGGTCCGGCTACTCGCCGAGCACCTTGAGGACGAAACACAACGCGATGACTGGCTCCGCCAAATAGACGAAGCACAACTGGCGCAGGCTGTCGAAAACAACGATGCCTTTACCCTGCGCCAACTGCGCGCCAACCAAAGTGGCCTGGCCGAAACGGAAACCGAAGCGCTGGTTCTCGCGCGTGCGGCCATCCATGAGCGGGATACCCGCATCTACGACGCCATAGTCGAGCGCTGGCAGGGCAATGCCGCACAGCACGCGGCCTGGATTTTTCTTGAAACCGATGCGCTCATCGTCGCCGGGAAAATTACCGAAGCACGCGAGCTGCTGGAGCAGCATTCCTTCAGCGGGCGGCAGGAGTCCAACCGCTTGCTGCGCCTCTCGGTCTTATCGACCAACGAGCCACGCGAAACGCTGCGGCTCATCGATGAATCTGTCCGCGCCATGCCCGACAATCCGGATGCGCTGTCGTTTCGTGGTCAGGTTTTTGAAAGCCTCGGCCAGTATCAGGCCGCGCGCGCCGACTACGTGCGCGCCGTTGCGCTGGACAATGATTCGCCCTTGTTCTGGGACCAACTGGCGGAGTTTTACCGACGCCGCGAGCAGTATAACTTTGCGGTGCAAAGTTGGCTCGACGGCTTTGCCAAAACCGGCGTGCCGGAATTCTGGGTCAAAGCCTGGTTCTGGCGTCGCGTCAGCGGGTTGGGCCCGGCGCTACCCGCCGCCCCGCAGACCGGCCCCTTCACCGAGTATACCCAATATCTCGCAGCCCTGCCGGAGTCCACCTGGTGGGATGCGGAAACCTTTAGCGCCCTGCCCTACGCGAGCCGCATCCAGCAGCAACGACAGGAAACCTTCTGGCTTCGCCTGCTGCAAACGCTTCAGGACGACGCCCATACCGAGGCGCTCATGCTTCTGCGCGCGGACCCTTTCGCCAATCGCTCCTGGGCTCCCGATTTGAAACTCGCGCTGATGACGATACTGCTCTGGCAGGCCGACGAACCCCTGCCTGCAACGCCGCTGAACACCGACGAAACCGACCATCAATTTTACCGAAGCCTCGCCACCCTCGCGCAGACCACCGCATCGCCCGAGCTGGAAAAAGTGCTGGCCGGCACCAGTGCGTATGCGGCCGCATTTTTAGCCGAAGGCTGGCTCGCCACGGCCATCGATTTTGATGAGCGACAAGCCGGGCAACCCGCATGGTTTGACTACGGCCAAGCGCAGGCACGCCGCCAAATTGAATCCGTGGACGCCGCCATAGCGCGGCTCGACAAGAGCAGCGATCACGCCGAAACCCAGCTCCTGCTGGCCGATCTGCTTTGGCTGCAACAGCGCCCCGAAGAGGCCACCGCCATTTGGAAGAAATACCAGGCAACACCGGGAGCCGTAGGCCAGCGCGCTTCGACGCTGCTCGCCGTTCAGGCGGCGACCGCTAACCAGTGGGACGACGTTGCCGACGTCGCGGCAGCCAATCCGGAATGGGCCGCCTCGACCTTTGGTGCCGAAATGCGCGCCCGGCTCGCACTGGCCAAGGGCGACTTAAACGCCGCGCGCGAAATCTACGCATCCATCGCCGATGCCTCCATGGACGCCAAGCTCTTCCTCGCGCGGCTCGCGTATCAGGATAAAAACTGGACGCGTGCCCGAGAACTGACCCAAGCGTTGATCAAGGAAAACCCGGACGAGCCCGCCTTTTACCAAAACCTGCAGGCGATTGCCCAAGCGGAGGCACAGCCATGAGAGCCGCCTCTGGCTTCGCCTTGATTTTACTTTGGGCGCTGGTCTGGTCGCGCCCGATGGTCCAGCGATTGCCGGTGGACAACAGCTGGCCTTTGCTGCTCGGATTCGTGCTGGCGTATTGGCTCGGCCGGCCTTGGCGTCTGCGCGCAACGCCAGCCAAGCCAACGGCCCCACTTCTCGCACTCGGGGTAATTCTGTTCGCCTTTGGCCTGCTCGGCGAGCTGCTCGTGCTGGCAGCGATCGGGTGGACCCTGCTCCTCGTTGGCTGGGTCGCCCGCTATTGCGAGGGCCCGCGACATCGCGGCGCCTGGGCAATGCTCCCGCTGTTTTCATTCCCCTGGATCGCCACGGATTTCACGGCGCTTGGTTGGCAGTTTCGGCTAAGCGGCGCATGGATCGCCGAAGGGCTATTTACCGCGCTCGGTTTTTCCATTCACCGCGAAGGCACACTGCTGGACATCCAAGGGCTGCCGGTCGCCATTGAGCCCGCCTGCGCCGGGATGAATCTGCTGCCCGCGCTGCTTCTGACGGGCGCGGCGGTCGGCTATTTGTTCCTCGCGGGGCAAAGTCGGTTCTGGCTGTTCATCGGGTTGCTCGTCCCGCTGGCGTGGCTCGCAAATACGCTGCGTATCTGCGTGATCACCGCCGTGGCGCTTACCTGGGGCAGCCAGTTCGCGAGCGGATTTTTCCACACCTGGGGCGCACTGCTGGTGCTCGGGATCATGTTCGGTGCCTGCATCGGACTCGCTAAAGTTTTACGCCCCGCGCTCAAGTCAGCGCACTTCGCATGACGCAGGAAAAGACAGCCGATAAACATCATCGGGCTCAGGCTCTGGCAGCGTTGGGCCTGGGTATATATGCCGCGTCGAACCTGCCCTCGATCTGGCAGGCCGACGTCTATGCGCGCGGCGCGGGTTTTATTTTTTTGGTATGGCTGGTGCCGCTGATCTGGGTTGCCGTGCGTGACCATCGCGCGGGCAAACTTCGCCCTGATCCACTGGTGTTTGCGTTATCATTTCTAGCCTGCATCGTGGGCATACTCGGCTCGTTGAACATCGCGCGCCATGTCGCGCTGGGCCTCGCCCTGGGCGGACAGACATCGAGCAACGTCTGGAAGTGGCTTTGGCTGGCGGGCATGCTTTCCTGGCTCCCGGCAACGGGTTGGCTGACGCGCGAACTGCCGGGCAGCGGTCTGCCGATTCGCTGCACCATCCTCGCGCTAAGCGTGGGTGCCTCCTTCGCCTGGTGGAGAGGAGCGCGCACATGAAGACCTGGCAAAACGCGCTCCTGTGGGCGGTCTGCATTGTCGCGCTCTTCGTTGCCTTAATCGTTGAGCTGGCACCCCAGCGAGACGCCATTAGCCAACTGCTGGATATCCCCGATCGCGGTGAGGAATTCCGCTCGCGCGAAACGCCGCTCACCGCGCAAGAACGCGAACTGCTGGGCGAGGCGTCCGCCGTTAAAAAATACATCGCTCCCAACGGCGCGGAGCCGTTTCTGTTTTCGGCCATCGATGGCACGCGCAACCGCCACGCGGTGCATGATCCGCGCTACTGCTTCGTCGGTGCTGGCTGGCGCATCGTCAACGAGCAAAGCATCCCCGTCGACCAAGGTGAGCTACAGCTACTCACCCTCGAGCGCGACGGCGAGCAACGGCAAGCGATGTTTTGGTTTAGCACGCCGGGCAACTGGTTCGTCTCGCCGATGACCTACTGGATGCGCGCGACCTGGCGGCGCCTCACCTTTGGCGCAGGCGGCGAGGAGCCCATCCTCATGGTGGTGCAGTCCCTCGGCGACCAGCCATTGAACAATCCTCAGACACTGAGTATCCTGGAGGCACTTGACCCATGGAAATAGTCAAGCTGCTCATCAAGGTAGCAGTCATCCTGGCCGGAACCTTCGGGGTGCCACTGGTCGTGGCGTTTCTGGCCAACCAGAACAAGCTCTGGCGACGGGTTATCCTCTGCGGCATGGTGCTGCTGCTCGTGCGACCGCCGGGTAACTTCACGCTCATGCTGTACTCGGTGGACTGGTATCGCGGGCACACCAAAGGCTTTGAGTTTAACCTGCTGTGGATGTGCGGCGTGGGGCTGATTATTGCCGCCGCCATGCGCGGGCGTAAACCGCTGCTCCGGCTCCCCGGCTTGTGGGCCTATGCGCTGTATATCTTTGCCGGATGCCTGTCGCTGGTGACTGCCTTTAACCCGCTCTTCGGGGTGATGTCCGTGTGGAAATTCGGCATGATCATCATTATCGCCATGGGCGTCTGCCTGGCGATTGAAGACGAGGAAGACATTCACTGGATCCTGCGCGCGTTCGCGGCGGCACTGGTGATCAACGTGCTCGTGTGCATCAAGATGCGTTACCTCGAAGGGCGTTACCAGATCCCCGCCTGGTTCGAACACCAGAACCCGATGGCTATGTGGTGCTACTTCGTTGGGCTGCCGCTGCTGGCGGTTTCACTGGCCAAAGATATCCGCTTCCGTGACTCGCTGTGGTATTTCGTGGGCTTTGGCGCGGCGGGGCTGAGCATTATATTTTCCGTCTCGCGCGCATCACTGGCGGCGATTGGTGCGGGGGCAATTTTCCTGCTCGGCGCGAGCTTCCTGCGCGGCATTACGCCAAAGCGCATGGGCGTGCTTGTGCTGATGGGCAGCGCGGGTAGCATCGTGCTGCTGCTGGCAATGGACACCCTGGTCAACCGCTTTGAATCCTCGGAAGACACCGGGCCGGAAAACGACCTGCGCTGGATTCTCAACCAGCAGTCCAGGGCCATGCTGGACGACTCCCCCGTCGGCATTGGCTGGAACAGCTTCGGCATCGCCAACAGCCGCCCCGACGGTGCCAAATACAGCAAGCTGCTTGAAGCCTGGAACGCCAACCGCGGCCACACCATCGTCGCCGAGCACTACTACGCCAACCCGCTCACCGAGAGCCACTATTGGCTGATCCTCGCCGAAACGGGCTACCTGGCCTTTGCCGGATTCATCCTTTTCGAGCTTTGCACGATCTACTGGTGCGTGCGCGGCGTCTGGCATTATCGCAAATCCATGCTGGGCTTTTTGTGCCTGGGCATCGGCGTGATCTTTGCGATCACCTACCTGCATAGCCAGCTTGAGCGTGTCTTAACGCAGACCAAAAACATGTCCACCTGGATGGTATTCGTCGGCGTGATGATGCGCATCGAACTCTGGCGACGCCAAGGCTACCTGCCCGCAACGTGGGATGGCAAACGCCGACAACTCCAGGCCACTGCCACCGCGAGCAATCAACCGCACGCACCCGTGCGCCGACGCCCGCGCTTTCTCGACACCACCGCACGCGACGAAAACTTCGCGCGTGACGTAAACCCCAAACAGTGATAACTTTAGGCTAATTCAAACATGGTCAGCGAACACAAACCCCGGGTGCTCGTCATCGCGGAAGCCGCCAACCCGCGCTTAACCAGCGTCGCGCTCATCGGCTATTCCCTGACCAACGCCCTCCGCGAAGTAGCCGACGTCCAACTGGCCACCGAGCTGCGCAACCGTGACTCGATTCTGGAAGCTGGCTTCCCGGCCGACCAACTCATCCCCGTCGATAACCGCAAGATGCAGGGCTTGGCCTTTAAGGTGGCGAAATTCCTGCGCGGCGGTGAATCGCTCGGGTGGACCATTTACTCGGCATTTTATAACGTGGCCTACCCCGTCTTTGAGCGCAAACTCTGGCACATGCTGGAGTCGCGGCTCAAAAGCGGCGAGTTCGACCTGGTGCACCGCGTCACCCCGCTCAGCCCGACCAACGCCAGTCCGATCGCCAAGCGCTTAAAGCAAATCGGTGTACCGTTCATCATCGGCCCGCTTAATGGCGGCGTCCCTTGGCCCGCAGGCTTCGATGCCATTCGCCGGCAGGAAAAAGAATGGCTCAGCTACGTGCGCGGCGCGTATAAATTTACCCCCGGCCTTCAGCAAACGCGTGACCGTGCCTCGGCGCTCATCCTAGCCTCCGGCCACACTTACGGCGAAGTCGTCACCACCGACGCCCGCCGCGAGAAAGCCATCTACATTCCGGAAAACGCGATCGACCCCGCACGCTTTCCCATGCCCCAACCCAAGGCACCGAGCAAGATGCTCAAGCTCGCCTTCGTCGGCCGACTCGTGCCCTACAAAGGCGCGGTGACTTTGCTCGAAGCCGCGCTGCCGTTGCTCAAAAGCAGGCGCGCGCAGTTGGACATCATTGGTGACGGCGCGGAGATGGGACGGCTCAAGGAGCTCGTGGCCCAGCATCAGTTGGAGTCCTGTGTGTCTTTGCCTGGCTGGATCGCCCACGAGAAACTGCACGAGCGCCTTTGCGCGTCGGACGTCTTTGCGTTCCCCAGTGTGCGCGAGTTTGGCGGCGGCGTGGTGCTCGAAGCAATGGCGCTAGGTCTGGCACCCGTCATCGCCGACTACGCCGGGCCAACCGAACTCTTGCCCGACGATTGCGGCTGGCGCGTTAAATTTGAATCCGCTGATCAACTGCGGGCAGGCTTCACGGAGGTGCTCACGCAGCTCGCCGACCAGCCTGAGGAAGTCCGCGCCGCAGGCGACCGCGCCTGTCAATTTGTGCGCGCAAACTTCACCTGGCCAGCCAAGGCGCGGCAGATTCGCGCCGTGTATGACTGGACGCTCCAAAGCGCGCACAAGCCGCAATTCGCCTTTGCCTTCAACCCGGAGCACCGCGCATGAAGCACATTGTTTTTTACGACGACAACCCGGACTTTGGCGGCCATCAGTTTATGGCGATGCGTGGCGTGGCCGCGGCCAACCGTTGCCCCGACTTTCGAACGACCTTTGTGCTCAACCCGAACAACGACCGCCTCAAGGCGCACACCGATGCGATCATCCAGGAAGGCGGCAAACTGGAGGTCCGCTACTCGCCGGTTGTCACCAAGAAATTTCAAGCGCTGCGCAACCACGTCAGCGGCAAGGCGCTGGATGACCTCGCGCGCGCGTTTAACGAATTGCAGGCGGACCTGATCGTCTGCCTGCAAGGCGAGATCGAAGACAGCTCACTCGCACTGCTGGCGGGGAAGAAAGCCGGATGCCGCGTGATGAGCTATATCCCCGTCGCCCACACGATGGAGCAGATGGGCGCGAAGCTGGGTGCCCTGCGCGACCGCACCACCGGCTACCTTTTCCGCACGCCGGATTGCTGGATGACGATCAGCCAATGCATTGCCGACATGCTTCGCCGACGGGGTGCCGATGCGCCGATCCACATTGTCGAAAACGGCATCGACACCACACGCTTCGTCCCGCGCGACGCCGCCACACTACGCCAGGAGCAGGGCCTGCCGGATGGGTTGCTCTTCGGCATTTGTGGCCGCGTAGAGTTTAACCAGAAGCAGCAGCACTTTCTCGTCAACGCCATGAGCCGCTGGCCCGATGAACTCGCACGGGCCAAGCTACTCGTCGTCGGCGACGGGCCGGACTGCGCGCGCCTCAAGCAGATTATCGCCGAGCTGGGGCTGACCGAGCGCATCATTTTGCGCGCTTGGGAAAAGCAGCCCGAGACGCTCTACCCGGCGCTGGACTGCCTGATCATCCCGTCGCGTTTCGAAGGGTTTCCCCTCGTCATGCTGGAGGCCGCAGCCTGCGGCGTGCCCGTGATCGGCTCGGACAACGACGGCATGCACGACTTTTTGCCCGAGCCCTGGCGCTTCCCGCAAGGCGACGAGGCAGGCCTGATCAACGCCCTGAAAGCGGCGATCAACAACCCGGCGGCATTGGTCAACCAGCAACGGCAAGTCGTGTTGGAAAACCATACACTGCAACAATTTGAAGATCGCTTTGTGGAAACCCTTGTCCGAGAATTACCTTGAATGCGCCCTGCGCGAAAACTACACCTGCAATAAGAAACTATGAGTGAAATCCCCAGGGATCACACATCTGCCGCCGGGTCGAGCGTCGACAAGGCCAGCGCGGCGAACCCGGGGTTTCAGTTCCCCCTGGGCTTTGATCCCCTGCGCTGGGTTTACGCATTCCTGGTCCGCATTTACTGGCCCGTGGCCCTCGCACTGGTGCTGGCGGTGTCGGGGTTTCTCGTGGGCTCGCTGTTTAATACCCGGCAGTTCACCGTCTCGCTACAGCTCATTAAAAAGCCCGTCCCCTCGGTGATCAAAGCCGGCCAGGAGGGAGACGCCTTTCGCCCGCGCCAGCTCAACGACCGCAGCCTGCGCTCGACGCTCCTGGCCAACGAAGCCATTTTCAAAACCGCCACCGCACTTGGCATGGACCCGGACAAGCTCAAGGGCTCGGTGGATATCGAGCAGCTCGAAGGCACGGACTTTTTCTACATCACCGTGCACAGCGATGTGAGCGGCGAGGACGCCATTGAAACCGTCGAGCTCTGGGCCGACGA
This window harbors:
- a CDS encoding exosortase/archaeosortase family protein; this translates as MRAASGFALILLWALVWSRPMVQRLPVDNSWPLLLGFVLAYWLGRPWRLRATPAKPTAPLLALGVILFAFGLLGELLVLAAIGWTLLLVGWVARYCEGPRHRGAWAMLPLFSFPWIATDFTALGWQFRLSGAWIAEGLFTALGFSIHREGTLLDIQGLPVAIEPACAGMNLLPALLLTGAAVGYLFLAGQSRFWLFIGLLVPLAWLANTLRICVITAVALTWGSQFASGFFHTWGALLVLGIMFGACIGLAKVLRPALKSAHFA
- a CDS encoding DUF4114 domain-containing protein encodes the protein MKYLTPILTTVIISGQVVAQTELSVQSTARPAGLDIVAPVMQAGSDAQSAQFQADVLPSMLDFIDTNLGESQSVSNVSSIALDPSKLYLANDAAVRVYFIGEGAGYHNTLGFNTEGPSISSGDPLLIFPDASSIDSYYTYGDQNAWRSNSAPLMPGDFVDLGVLEAGTQLDFFLIANGANGGSNVWSTDSSVNADGLIHTVSLVEEGSPYLLIGFEDLYGGGDKDYNDLLFAVDIGAANVSYLANPEPSTWLIMGLFAAGVFYIARRQQPELAEARVG
- a CDS encoding tetratricopeptide repeat protein produces the protein MSKLAIRASVVVIVLIALGSGLWVWRAHTLKKMQESTLSDLQSAWEQENFSRVRLLAEHLEDETQRDDWLRQIDEAQLAQAVENNDAFTLRQLRANQSGLAETETEALVLARAAIHERDTRIYDAIVERWQGNAAQHAAWIFLETDALIVAGKITEARELLEQHSFSGRQESNRLLRLSVLSTNEPRETLRLIDESVRAMPDNPDALSFRGQVFESLGQYQAARADYVRAVALDNDSPLFWDQLAEFYRRREQYNFAVQSWLDGFAKTGVPEFWVKAWFWRRVSGLGPALPAAPQTGPFTEYTQYLAALPESTWWDAETFSALPYASRIQQQRQETFWLRLLQTLQDDAHTEALMLLRADPFANRSWAPDLKLALMTILLWQADEPLPATPLNTDETDHQFYRSLATLAQTTASPELEKVLAGTSAYAAAFLAEGWLATAIDFDERQAGQPAWFDYGQAQARRQIESVDAAIARLDKSSDHAETQLLLADLLWLQQRPEEATAIWKKYQATPGAVGQRASTLLAVQAATANQWDDVADVAAANPEWAASTFGAEMRARLALAKGDLNAAREIYASIADASMDAKLFLARLAYQDKNWTRARELTQALIKENPDEPAFYQNLQAIAQAEAQP
- a CDS encoding exosortase-associated EpsI family protein, translated to MKTWQNALLWAVCIVALFVALIVELAPQRDAISQLLDIPDRGEEFRSRETPLTAQERELLGEASAVKKYIAPNGAEPFLFSAIDGTRNRHAVHDPRYCFVGAGWRIVNEQSIPVDQGELQLLTLERDGEQRQAMFWFSTPGNWFVSPMTYWMRATWRRLTFGAGGEEPILMVVQSLGDQPLNNPQTLSILEALDPWK
- a CDS encoding glycosyltransferase family 4 protein — encoded protein: MIQGGRSGVGRYVIALSETLIKRGLELHLAGLDADRSHFPMIPDEHWVSIPASFDSGAKNLLWHQASLPGIIRHNGYDVVHIPSYRRMVINCPAPQVATIHDCAPFIMAEKYDALRGFFGRKVVPWIARRMDRVIAVSATAGKDIQHYLGVTPERLTLIPNGIDHARFQPASENALADFRTRRALTKPYLIYIARFEHPAKNHVRLIEAFGRFREESGLDWQLVLGGAPWHGKEVIDEAWQSSTHRDAIRMEGFVEDDELALWYGAAEALVFPSLMEGFGFPVIEAQACGTLAVSSNATSLAEVNGPAALPFDPTSVDSITAALHQLGQMDTAERTRRIAQGIEWAAQYRWEKHAEQCEQVYREVAGG
- a CDS encoding oligosaccharide flippase family protein; amino-acid sequence: MEKPEWKRRFWANTGSSYVQVMLRLVLGLILFRQLFSGLSEEAFGFWSLLWSLFGYGVLLDFGFGFTAQKAVAEKMAQGDMEGLNRLLATIFWTFVALAAGLVTVFLLLRPYFMEAVSVSADDWSAFSSAYIIFFIGMALTFPLGLFPEVLRGLQRIDLANWVGVGNTVLHFSVIVTALALDWPFPALMAISVVSSLIPNIFAAFFAFRLIKNLSLMPRLFEWRAVKAQMSFSIAAYLITFSNLIMAKSDQLVISLTVGVAAVAIYQAGFKMGEMLNLFSVQLQSALSPAAAQLKASGDEAGLRELLLRSSRLTLVVVTPAYVLSAVYLDGLIRLLTGLDEVPAEAFWVGQALLLAIYSSQLTNSCTKRILMMTGHEKILLRLSVIDAVLNVAISFALVFPLGILGVALGTLIPTALIGWLFVIPLTLTSVELSAGRFLKFHCQGSGWPLGSFALVLILIILLAPFPSDGGLWSLAWRGALAGLPWLWFSRKLVKEMTL
- a CDS encoding glycosyltransferase, which translates into the protein MKHIVFYDDNPDFGGHQFMAMRGVAAANRCPDFRTTFVLNPNNDRLKAHTDAIIQEGGKLEVRYSPVVTKKFQALRNHVSGKALDDLARAFNELQADLIVCLQGEIEDSSLALLAGKKAGCRVMSYIPVAHTMEQMGAKLGALRDRTTGYLFRTPDCWMTISQCIADMLRRRGADAPIHIVENGIDTTRFVPRDAATLRQEQGLPDGLLFGICGRVEFNQKQQHFLVNAMSRWPDELARAKLLVVGDGPDCARLKQIIAELGLTERIILRAWEKQPETLYPALDCLIIPSRFEGFPLVMLEAAACGVPVIGSDNDGMHDFLPEPWRFPQGDEAGLINALKAAINNPAALVNQQRQVVLENHTLQQFEDRFVETLVRELP
- a CDS encoding glycosyltransferase family 4 protein, which gives rise to MVSEHKPRVLVIAEAANPRLTSVALIGYSLTNALREVADVQLATELRNRDSILEAGFPADQLIPVDNRKMQGLAFKVAKFLRGGESLGWTIYSAFYNVAYPVFERKLWHMLESRLKSGEFDLVHRVTPLSPTNASPIAKRLKQIGVPFIIGPLNGGVPWPAGFDAIRRQEKEWLSYVRGAYKFTPGLQQTRDRASALILASGHTYGEVVTTDARREKAIYIPENAIDPARFPMPQPKAPSKMLKLAFVGRLVPYKGAVTLLEAALPLLKSRRAQLDIIGDGAEMGRLKELVAQHQLESCVSLPGWIAHEKLHERLCASDVFAFPSVREFGGGVVLEAMALGLAPVIADYAGPTELLPDDCGWRVKFESADQLRAGFTEVLTQLADQPEEVRAAGDRACQFVRANFTWPAKARQIRAVYDWTLQSAHKPQFAFAFNPEHRA